Part of the Roseomonas sp. OT10 genome, GCCCGCCCGTCCTGCACCCTCATCCCGCCGCGCATCCCGCAGCGACCGGCCACGACCGCCCGGCTCAGCCCGCCAGCCGGTCCGCCGCGGCGTCCGCGGCGACCCGGGCCGCAGCGTCCAGCGCCAGCACCGCGTCCAGCTCCTCCGCCGCCGGGGCGCCCAGCCCGTCCAGCGTCGCCTCGACCACCCGGGCGATGTCCAGGAAGCCCAGACGGCGGTCCAGGAAGCGCGCGACGGCCACCTCGTTGGCGGCATTCAAAATGGTGGGCGCGCCACCCCCCGCGGACAAGGCCTCGCGGACCAGGCGCAACGCAGGGAAACGCTTCGGATCGGGCGGAAAGAACTCCAGCCGGCCCAGTGCCGCGAGGTCGAGGCGCGGGACGTCGACATGCATCCGGGCCGGCCAGGCCAGGGCATGGGCGATGGGGGTGCGCATGTCCGGGCTGCCGAGCTGGGCCAGGATGGAGCCGTCGGCGTACTGCACCATGCCGTGCACGGCGGATTGCGGGTGGACCAGCACCTCGATCCGCTCCGGGGCCACGGGGAACAGGCGCGCCGCCTCGATCACCTCCAGCCCCTTGTTGAACATCGTGGCGCTGTCGACGCTGATCTTCGCGCCCATGCTCCAGACGGGGTGACGCACCGCCTGCTCCGGCGTGGCCGCGGCCATCTCGGCGAGGCTCGCGTTGCGGAACGGCCCGCCCGAGGCGGTGAGGACGATCTTCTCCGGCACGGCCGGCAGGCGTGAATCGAGCGCCTGGAAGATGGCGTTGTGCTCGGAATCCACCGGCAGCAGCGTGGCGCCCGAGGCGGCGGCGGCGCGCAGCACGATGGGGCCGGCGCAGACCAGCGCTTCCTTGTTGGCCAGGGCCAGCGTCCCGCCCCGGCGCAGCGCGGCCAGAGTCGGGCCCAGCCCGGCGGCGCCCACGATCGCCGCCATGGTCCAGTCCGCCGGGCGCGAGGCGGCCTCCGCGACGGCGGCGCGGCCCGCCGCACAGGCGATCCCGGTGCCGGCCAGCGCCTCGCGCAGCGCGGGCAGCGCGCTGTCCTCCGCCAGGACGGCGATCGCGGGGCGGTGCCGGCGCGCCTGCTCCGCCAGGGCGGCGGCATCCCGCCCGGCGACCAGCGCCTCGACCGCGAACTCGCCCGGCGCGGCCGCCTCCAGCAGGGCCAGGGTGGAGCGCCCCACCGAGCCGGTGCTGCCCAGCACCGTGATCCGCCGGGTCAGCGCCACAGGGGGGCCCCGAAGCCGAAGAGGGCGGCCAGCAGCGCGGCGACCGGCGCCGCGGCCAGCAGCCCGTCCAGCCGGTCCAGCAGGCCGCCATGGCCGGGGATGAGGCTGGAGCTGTCCTTCACGTCGAAGTGACGCTTGATCGCGCTCTCCAGCAGGTCGCCCGCCTGGGTGGCGACGGAGAGGATGGCCGCCACGGCCATGGCCCGGGCCCAGGACCCCGGCAGCAGCAGGGTGGTGGCCAGGGCCCCGACCAGCATGGCCAGGGCCAGGCCGCCCGCCGCCCCGGACCAGGTCTTGTTTGGGGAGACGGAGGGCATCAGCTTCGGCCCGCCGAAGATCCGCCCGGCGGCATAGGCGCCGATGTCGCTGGCCCAGACGCAGAGCAGCAGGAACAGGACGTTGTCCCGCCCGGCCAGATTGTCGTGCCGCAACTCGATCAGGCAGAGTCCGGCGATGCCGATGTAGAGGACGCCGAGCGCCAGCCAGAGCGCCGGCACCCGCTCCGGCCCGCGCCGGTCGGCCCGCAGCGCCACGAGCCAGGCCAGGAGGAAGCCGGCCCCCAGCATTGCCCAGCCGGCGAGCGGCCGCTCCAGCACGGCGAGCGCGCCGGCCACCAGCACCACGGCCGGGACCGCAGCACCGGGCAGGACGCGGGTACGGAGCCCGCACAGGTGCACCCATTCCCAGCAGAGGATGGCCACCCCGACCGCGAGGAGGGCGGTATAGGGCTCCGCCCCCAGCCAGACGCAGAGCAGCGCGGCGGGGCCGAGCACCAGGGCCGAGAGGAAGCGCTTGCGCAGGTCCCGCCAGCGCTTGGCGCCGGCGGGGTCGGGCTGGGCCGACGCAGGCCGGGTCACGGTCGGGGAAGGCATCAGCGGCCGCCGAAGCGGCGCTCCCGCCGGCCGAACTCGTCCAGGGCCTGCCGCAGGTGGCTGGCGTCGAAATCGGGCCAGAGGACGTCCTGGAAGACGAGCTCGGCATAGGCGGCCTGCCAGAGCAGGAAGTTGGAAAGCCGCTGCTCTCCCGAGGTGCGGATGATCAGGTCCGGGTCCGGCATGCCGTGGGTGGTGAGGTGGCGGTCCACGACCGCCTCGTCGATCTGCTCCGGCCGCAGCCGGCCGTCGGCGACGGCTTCGGCCAGGGACCGCGCCGCGGCGGCGATCTCGGCGCGGCTGCCGTAGGACAGGGCGACGTTGAGGTTCAGCCGGGTGCCGGCGGTGGTCGCCGCCTCGGCGCGGCGGATCTCCTCCATCGTCTCCGCCCCGAAGCGGGCGCGGTCGCCGATGACGCGCAGGCGCACGCCGTTGCGGACCAGTTGCGCCACCTCGTTGCGCAGGTAATGGCGCAGCAGGCCGGTCAGCTCCATGACCTCGTCCTGCGGCCGGCGCCAGTTCTCGGAGGAGAAGGCGAAGAGGGTCAGCCAGCCCACGCCGGCCTGTGCGGCGGCCTCGATGGCGCGGCGGGCGGCCTCGGCGCCGGCGCGATGGCCCATGACCCGGGGCAGGCGCCGGGCCGTGGCCCAGCGTCCGTTGCCGTCCATGATGATGCCGACATGCGCCGGCACCGCCGTCGCCCCCCTGGCAGGCTGCCGTTCGGAAGCTGCGCTCATTCCGTCCGGACGCCCCCTGCCGCGCCGATGTGCCGGGCCAAGCTCAGACGGCCCGGATGTCCTTGTCCTTCTCCGCCAGCGCTTCCTCGATCTTCTTCACGTACTGATCGGTCAGCTTCTGCACGTCGTCGGACCAGCGCTTGGAATCGTCCTTGCCGATCTCGGACCTCGTCTCCCAGCCCTTGATCGTCTCCATGCCGTCGCGGCGCACGCCGCGGATGGCGACCTTCGCCGCCTCGGCATACTTGGCCGCCTGCTTGGCCAGGTCGTTGCGGCGCTCCTGGGTCAGCGGCGGCAGGGGGACGCGGATCACCTGCCCCTCCGCCTGGGGGTTCAGGCCGAGGTTGGCGTCGCGGATCGCGACCTCCACCGCCTTGGTCACGGACTTGTCCCAGACCTGGACGGAAAGAAGGCCAGGCCCGGCCACGGAGATGTTGGCGACCTGCGACAGCGGCTGGTTGCTGCCATAGGCCTCGACCCGGATCGGCTCCAGCAGGGCGGGGCTCGCGCGGCCGGTGCGCAGGCCGGAGAACTCCTTGCGCAGCGTCTCCAGCGCGCCATCCATGCGGCGGGTCAGGTCCTTCTTCAGGGTGCCCAGATCGGGTGCGGCGGCCATGTCGGGATGTCCCTGGTCAGTGCTCCACGACCGTGGTGAAGCGGCCCTCGCCCCGCATGACCGCGGTGAAGGCGCCCGGCTCGTGGATGTTGAAGACGATGATCGGCAGCTTGTTCTCGCGCGCGAGCGAGATGGCGGCGGCATCCATCACCGCCAGGTCACGGGCCAGCACGTCGAGGTAGGTCAGCGTGTCGTAGCGCTCGGCCTGCGGGTTCTTGCGCGGGTCGGCGGCGTAGATGCCGTCCACCTGCGTGCCCTTCAGCAGCGCGTCGCACCCCATCTCGGCGGCGCGCAGGGCGGCGGCGGTGTCGGTGGTGAAGAAGGGGTTGCCCGTGCCGCCGGCGAAGATGACCACGCGCCCCTTCTCCATGTGGCGGATGGCGCGGCGGCGGATGAAGGGCTCGCAGACGCTGGCCATCGGCACGGCGCTCTGCACCCGGGTCACGACGCCGATCTTCTCCAGGGCGCTCTGCATGGCCAGCGCGTTCATCACCGTCGCCAGCATGCCCATGCCGTCCGCCTGGGCCCGGTCCATGCCGGAGGCCGCGCCGGCGATGCCGCGGAAGATGTTGCCGCCGCCGATGACCAGGCAGACCTCGGTCCCCAGCTCCACCACGCCCTTCACGTCCTGGGCGATGGCAGCCACCGTGGCATTGTCCAGCCCGTAGTCCCGGGCGCCCATCAGCGCCTCCCCGGAAACCTTCAGGAGCACGCGCTTGTAGGTCGGGGCAGTCATCCGGCGGGTGATTCCTCAGGGCAGCGGAAGCTACGCGAGCGGCCCGGCCAGCACAACCGGCCGACGGTGCCGCGGTGGCAGGGGGGCGGGGTTCCCCGGAGCCATCCCGCTCCGGGGGACCCCGCCGCGACGGTCAGGCCTTGGCGGTGCCGGCGGCCGCGGCCACCTCGGCGGCGAAGTCGCCGGTCTGCTTCTCGATGCCCTCGCCGAGCTGGAAGCGGGCGAAGCCCGTCAGCTTGGCGCCGGCCTTCTCGGCCACCTTGCGCACCCGGCTCTCGCCGTCATGCACCCAGACCTGCTCCAGCAGCACCACCTCCTCGTAGTACTTGCGGATGCGACCCTCGACCATCTTCTCGATGATGGCCTCGGGCTTGCCGGAGGCACGGGCCTGCTCCGAGAGCACCGCCTTCTCGCGCTCCAGGGCGGCCGGGTCGACGGCGTCGATGTCGAGCGCCTCCGGGCGGGTGGCGGCGACGTGCATGCCGACCTGGCGGCCCAGCGTCTCCAGCGCGTCCAGCTCGGTCGCGCCCTCGACGGCCACCAGCACGCCGATCTTGCCCAGGCCGGGCTTCACCGCGTTGTGGACATAGGTCGCCACCACGCCCTGCGGCACGGTGAAGACCTTGGCGCGGCGGATCGTCATGTTCTCGCCGATCGTGGCGATCAGCGAGGTCAGCTTCTCGGCGACCGTGCCGCCGCCCGGGAAGGCCGCGGCCTTGATGGCCTCCACGTCCTCGCCGGCCTCCAGCGCGACCTTCGCCACGGCGGCGGCGAAGTCCTGGAACTGCTCGTTGCGGGCGACGAAGTCCGTCTCGGCGTTCACCTCGACCATCGCGGCCTTCAGCGGGGCGGAGGCGACGGCGACCAGGCCCTCGGCAGCGACGCGGCCGGACTTCTTGGCGGCGGCGGACAGGCCCTTCTTGCGCAGCCAGTCGACCGCGGCCTCCATGTCGCCGCCCGTCTCCACCAGCGCCTTCTTGCAGTCCATCATGCCGGCGCCGGTCTTCTCGCGCAGGTCGCGGACCAGGGATGCCGTGATCTCGGCCATGGGTGTTCTCCTGGAATCATCCGGCGCGGGACTCGCCGTCCCGCGCTTCCTATCTCGGCCGGGCCTGGCCCGGTACCGTCATTCATGCCCGCCCGCACCCACCCTCCGCGGGCGGCGTCGGCCGGGCCACGGGGCGGTAGCAGGGGCGGCAGGGGGCACCACCGGGGGCGGGAGGCGGCAGGCCGCCATCCCCGGCGAGGGGATCAGCCGGCGCGGTTGCCGTCGTCCTGGTTGCCCTGGACCAGCGCCTCCATCTCGGTGGCGGGCAGGCCGACGGTCGGGCTGGACTGCACCTCGCCCTCCAGGGCGGGGCCGGCCTCCGGCGCCACCTCGGCCGAGAGGCCGGCGGCCAGCTCGTCCGTCGCCGCCTCGGCCAGGTCGTCCGGCATCACGCCCTCGTCCAGGCTCTCCTGGGCGCCCAGGTCGACGCCCGAGGCCTGCAGCTCGGCGCTGATGCCGTCGAAGACGGCGCCGGCGACCATGTCGCAGTACAGGTTGATGGCGCGGATCGCGTCGTCATTGCCCGGGATCGGGAAGGCCACGCCCTTCGGGTCGGCGTTGCTGTCGCAGACGGCCACGACGGGGATGCCGAGCTTGTTGGCCTCCTCGATCGCCAGCTTCTCCTTGACGGTGTCGATCACGAAGATGATGTCGGGCAGCCCGCCCATCTCCTTGATGCCGCCCAGGGCTCGGTCCAGCTTCTCCTTCTCGCGCGTCAGCATCAGGACCTCCTTCTTGGTGAGGCCCTGGGTGTCGCCGGCGAGCTGCACCTCCATCTGCTTCAGGCGCTTGATCGACCCGGTGATGGTCTTCCAGTTCGTCAGCATGCCGCCCAGCCAGCGGTGGTTGACGTAGTACTGGCCGCAGCGCGTCGCGGCCTCGGCCACGTACTCGGCGGCGGCCTTCTTGGTGCCCACGAACAGCACGCGCCCGCCGGCCGCGACCACGTCGCGCACCGCCTTCAGGGCGCGCTCCATCATCGGCACGGTCTGCTGCAGGTCGAGGATGTGGACCTGGTTGCGGACGCCGAAGATGTAGGGCGCCATCCGCGGGTTCCAGCGGCGCGTGTGGTGGCCGAAGTGGACGCCGGCCTCGAGCAGGCCGCGCAGGGTGACTTCCGGCATCGCCATGGGGCGAATCCTTTCCTTCCGAACAAGTCCGGTTGAGCCTCCGCGGCGCTGAACCCCCGGATGGGGGACCGGACCCTTGCCGCGTATCTCGGAAGGGCGCGCCGCGTGCGGATTTGCCGCCGCCAGGGAACCCCGGCGGCGACGGTCGGCATATGGCACGCGGCGCGGCGCGGATCAAGCCGGGGGCGGCTGCCCGCCGACCCTGCCGGCCGCGCTGCGGTTCAGCCCGGCCGGGCCATCGGCTCCACGCGGACGGCCAGCGCCTCGCGGTACACCACGTCCACATCCGTGCCCGGCTGGAGTCCGGTGACGAACTGCCGGAGCTGGGGGTCGCGGATGAAGGCCACGCGCTGGACGCCGCTCGGGCCGGTGAAGGCGACGCTCTGGCCCCCCGCGGCGACCTGGTCCACCCTGACCCGCACCCGCAGCGAATCCGCCGCGGCGATCCCGGGCATGCTGCCCTCCGGGGCGCGCGCGACGCCCGTGGCCAGGGTCGGGGTGGCGCCGGGGGTTCCGGCCACCGGGGCCACGGTGAAGGCCACGGCCTCCTGGAAGACAACGCGCAGCGTATCGCCGGCGCGGACCTGCGCCAGGTTCCGCACCGTGGGCGGCACGACGACCGTGACCTTCCGCCCGGTCGGTCCGCGCAGCAGGACCTCGCGCTTCGTCTGGTCCACCGTCTCGACCGTCGCGACCAGCTCCGTCGTCTCGGAGACGGCGACGGGATCGGGCGGGGTGCCGGCACAGCCGGCGGCGAAGGCGGCGAGGCCGAGTCCGCCCAGGAACACGGTACGGCGGGTCGGCACGGGGTAGCGCGGCATGGCCGGGGTTTCCTTTTCTCTCCCGGGCGGCAGCCTAACCCATCGTTGCAAAACCGCGAGGGGTTTCGCGGCGTCCCTCACGCGGCCATGACCCCTCCCACCCCGGGCAGCGCCTTGATCGCCTGGGCCAGCCGGGGGGAGACGTTCCAGGAGCCCGGAATGGCGATCTCCACCTCCCGCTGCCCGTCCAGGCGGGGAACCATGATGACGGTCGCCTTGCCCCGCCCCTCGCGCTGCAGCAGCTCCGCCACCGGGCGGATCGCCTCCTGCGCCTCGATCACCACGCGCAGCTCCTGCCGCACGGAGCCCGCCACCTTGTCCAGCGAGTCGCAATCCTGGGCGGTCAGGCGCAGCGTGTCCCCCTCCATCCGCGCCTCGGCGGTGAAGAGCACGGCCTGCCCCTCCCCCAGGATCTCCCGCGCCTTGGACAGCACCTCGGAGAAGCAGGTGACCTCGGTGGAGCCGGTGGCGTCGGAGATTCGCACCCAGGCCATGCGGCTGCCGGTGCGGGTGGTGCGCTCCTTGGTGCCGATCACCGTGCCGGCGAGGCGCAGCCGCCCCTGCCCCGCCCGCGCCGCCTGCTCCATCTTCGCGATCGGCGTCACCTTCAGCTTGGCCAGCGCCTCGCGGTAGCTGTCCAGCGGATGGGCGGAGAGGTGGAAGCCCACCGCCTCCGCCTCCTGCGACAGCCGCTCCAGCTGCGGCCAGTCCGGGATGGCGGGCAGGCGCAGCGGCGGGGCGGCGGCCGGGTCGGCGACGGCGCCGAACAGCCCGATCTGGTCGCTGGCCCGCTCCTCGGCCGAGGACTGGGCGCGGCGCAGGATCGCCTCCGCCCCGGCCACGACGCGGGCGCGGTTGGGGTCGAGGCGCTCGAAGGCGCCGGCGCGGGCCAGGTTCTCCAGCTGCATCTTGTTCAGCAGCTTCGGGTCCACCCGGTCGGCGAAATCCTCCAGCGAGCGGAAGGGCCCGGAGGCGTCGCGGGCGGCGACGAGGTCCTTCATCGCCCCCAGCCCGACGCGCTTCACCGCGGCCAGGGCGAAGCGGATGTTGCCCTCCTCCACCACGAACTCCGCGCCGGACTTGTTCACGTCCGGCGGCAGCACCTTGATGCCCAGGCGCGAGGCCTCCTGCATGTGGCCCGCGAGCTTGTCCGTGTTGCCGAGGTCGAGCGACATCGAGGCGGCGAGGAAGGCGACCGGGTAATTCGCCTTCAGCCAGGCGGTCTGGTAGGCGACGAGGGCATAGGCGGCGGCGTGCGACTTGTTGAAGCCGTACTCCGCGAACTTCTCCATCAGGTCGAAGATCTCGCCGGCCTTGTTCTCCGGCACGCCGTTCCGTGTGGCGCCCTCGACGAAGATCCTGCGCTGCGCCTCCATCTCCGCGCGGTTCTTCTTGCCCATGGCGCGGCGCAGCAGGTCGGCGCCGCCGAGCGAGTAGCCCGCCAGCTCCTGGCTGATCTGCATCACCTGCTCCTGGTAGACCAGGATGCCGTAGGTCTCCTCCACCAGGCTGCGCATCTTCGGATGCGGCGCGTCCCAGGGCTCGCCGTGCTTGCGCGCGCAATAGGCGGGGATATTGGCCATCGGGCCGGGGCGGTAGAGCGAGACGGCGGCGATCAGGTCCTCGAACCGGTCGGGGCGCATCATCTTGAGGACGTCGCGCATGCCCTGGGATTCGAACTGGAATACCGAGGCCGCGTCGCCGCGGGCCAGCATCTCGTAGGTCTTGCGGTCGTCCAGCGGGATGGCGGCGAGGTCGATCTCGACCCCCTGCCCCGCCAGGATGCCGACCGCCCGTTGCAGCACGGTCAGGGTCTTGAGGCCGAGGAAGTCGAACTTCACCAGCGAGGCGCTCTCGACATACTTCATCGAGTACTGCGTCACGAGGTCGGGCGAGCGCGGGTCGCGGTAGAGCGGCACGATCTCGATCAGCGGCTTGCGCCCGATCACCACGCCGGCGGCATGGGTGGAGGCGTTGCGGTACAGCCCCTCCAGCTCCAGCGCGGTGGCCAGCAGCCGCTCCACCGTCTCGTCCGTCTTCTGCAGCTCCTGCAGCCGCGGCTCGCCGTCGATCGCCTGCTGGAGCGTCACCGGCTTGGCCGCGTTGAAGGGGATCAGCTCCGCGATCCGGTTCACCTGGCCATAGGGCAGGCCCATCACCCGGCCCACGTCGCGCACCACCGCCTTGGCCTGGAGCCGGCCGAAGGTGATGATCTGCCCCACCCGGTCGGCGCCGTATTCCCGCCGCACGTAGTCGATCACCTCGTCGCGCCGGTCCTGGCAGAAGTCGATGTCGAAATCCGGCATCGACACGCGCTCGGGGTTCAGGAAGCGCTCGAACAGCAGGCCGAAGCGCAGCGGGTCGAGGTCGGTGATCTGCAAGGCCCAGGCGGCGACCGAACCGGCGCCCGAGCCGCGCCCCGGCCCCACCGGGATGTCGTGCGCCTTGGCCCACTGGATGAAGTCGGCCACGATCAGGAAGTAGCCGGCGAAGCCCATCTTCTCGATGATGTCGAGCTCGAAGGCGAGGCGCTCGCGATAGACCGAGCGGTCCCCGCGCCCGTCGAAGGTGCCGTGCGCGTCCAGCCGCGCCTCCAGCCCGCGCTTCGCCATGTCGCGGACCGTCTCCGCCTCGGTCATGCCGGGCTGCACCTTGGGGCAGATCGGCAGCTCCGGCTTGCGCGTCTCCGCCATCACGGCGCAGCGGCGGGCGATGGCCAGGGTGTTGTCGCAGGCCTCGGGCAGGTCGCGGAACAGTTCGCGCATCGCCTCGGCGGGCTTGAACCAGTGCTCCGGCGTGCAGCGCGGCCGCTCCGGCTCGGCGAGCGTGCGGCCATGGGCGATGCAGAGCAGCGCGTCGTGCGCCTCGTGCATCCTCGCCTCGGCGAAGTGGACGTCGTTGCCCGCCACCAGCGGCACGCCCAGCAGGTCGGCCAGCGCGATCAGCCCCGGCTCGGCGGCGCGGTCGCGCTCCGTGCCGTGGCGCGTCAGCTCCATGGCCAGCCGGTCGCCGAAGATCTCGTGCAGCCGGCGCAGCAGCGCCTCGGCCGGCGCCTGCCGCCCCTCCAGCAGCAGCCGCGCGACGGGCCCCGCCGTGCCGCCGGTCAGCAGCGTTACGCCGGCGGCATGCTGGCCGAGCTGGTCCAGGGTGATGCAGGGGCGGCCCGAGACATCCTCGCCCAGCCAGCCCAGCGAGGAGAGCGTCTGGACGTTCTCCAGCCCCTGCGCGTCCATGGCGAGCGCGACCAGCGCGTCCGGCTGGGCGCGCATGGGGTCGGGGCGTTCCTCGGTGGCGGTGCGGGAGAGCCAGAGCTGGCAGCCCATGATCGGCTGCACGCTCTCCTTGGTGGCGTACTGGGCGAATTCCAGCGCGCCGAACATGTTGGCCGTGTCGGTCAGCGCGACCGCCGGCATGCCGTGCTTGCGGGCGAGGCCCGGAAGCTTGTCGGCCTTGATGGCGCCTTCCGCCAGGGAATAGGCGGAATGGACGTGCAGATGGACGAAGTTGCCGGGCATGGGACCCAGCCTAGCACGCAGGGGCGAGTCGGTGACCCCGCGCGTCCCGTGACGGCATTCCCGTCACCCCATCCGGGACGGCGGCCCGGCCTGGTACCGGACCGCCGTCAGGCGAATGGGTCCATCGTCGGCGTCGCGTGGATCAGTCGACGAAATGAGGCTGCGGCAGGTCCGAACGGGACAGGGCGATACGCACGCCGATCTGCGCGGCAACCAGGGCAGCAAGACCAATCAGGGCGAAGACTTCGAGCATGGTCAATAACCTCCAAGACATCGGGTTACCGTTCCTCCCCAAGCTCATCGCCAATATGCATGCTGCACCGCACCAAGACAAGGGATAACACCTTGCCATCATGGGGTTTTTCGTAACCGAGCAGTGAATGATAGGTCTTATATTTCTACTTCGGCTCGACTGCTGGATCTTAGAACCCGTTTCATAACGGCTGAGGCGGGGTGAGCGGCGGGGGTTCTGCGCGTTCGGAGGGTGTCTGTGTGTCCTTCGAGGTGGCCCATGTGGACCCCTGCCGCCCGCGCGCAGCTTGCGCGCGGCTCCCAGCCTTATGCAACGTGCCTGACCGATGCCGAGTGGGCCCTGGTCGAGCCCTTCTTGCCAAGCCCTGCAAAGACCGGACGACCCCGGTCCTGGCCGATGCGGCGGGTGGTCGATGCGATCCTCTACGTGCTTCGTACCGGCTGCGCCTGGGCGCATCTGCCCCGCGACTTCCCGCCGCCCGGGACCGTGCACCGTTGGTTCCTGCGCCTCTCGCGCCGGGGCACCTTCGAGCGACTGGCGCACGCCCTCATCATGGCCGACCGCGAGCGGGTCGGCCGAGAGGCCTCACCGACAGCGGCGGTGTTGGACGCCCAATCCGTCCGCTCGGGCGGTGTCGGCGTGAAAGGTGTCCGCGGCTACGATGCCGGGAAGAAGGTGACGGGCCGCAAGCGCCACGCCCTGGTGGACACGGACGGTAGGCTCCTGCTGGCGGCCGTCTCGCCCGCCTGCCTGCATGACAGCCGCGGCGGTGCGGCCCTCCTGGCCATGTCGCGCCGCCCTTGGCCGTTCCTGGCCCGCTGCTTCGCCGACCGCGCCTACGCCGGTCCGCGTGTCGCCCGAGCCTCCCCCGTCGCCGTTACCATCATCGGCAGCGCACCCGGCCGGAAAGGCTTCGCCGTGCAACCCAGGCGCTGGGTGGTGGAGAGGTCCTTCGCTTGGTTCGGCCGATGCCGACGCCTCGCTCGCGATCACGAGGCCACCGTCGGTTCCGCCGTCGCCTTCTTCACCCTCGCCGCCGCCATGATCCTCGTCCGGCGTCTGGCTCAGCCGTTATGAAACGGGGTCTTATAGAAGAACTGCTCCCGAAGACTTGCGCCGCCCCTCCCTTCCCGCCACCCGCCGGCGCGGGAGGGCGGACCATCGGCCGGCCGGTGCCCCGCCCCATGGGGCGGATACAAGCCGTTGCACCGTCCCATCTTGCCCCGGGCGCCGCACCAGGAAGGATGGGGCCGGCAAGGACGGGCGGTGTTCGGCCCGCCCCGACCCGGCGCCACGCGCGAGGACCCCCGTTCCCATGAAGCGACGCACCGTCCTGACCCTGCCGGCCCTGGCCGCGTCCCCGGTCCTGGCCACCCCCCAGGGTGCCGCTGCCCAGCCTGCCGCCGCGGCGGCGCAACGCCGGCTCAGCGTGCTGGCCGATGCCGAGGCCGCGGAGGGTCGTTTCCTGCGGTCCGGGGTGCGGCTGGACGGGCCGGCCCTGGCCGCGGGCGAGCAGGTCTCCGTCACGCTGGCGGCGAGCGGCAGCGCCTCGGATGCGGATTTCGACTTCGGCCTGCTCGACGCGCTGGACAATGCCGCCGCCGCCTCCGACGGCACGGTGCGGCATGACGGGCGCGGGGGGCTCACCCTCCTGCCCGGGCATCCCAACCCGCTGGTCTGGACGGCCTTCGTGCGGCCCTGGCACAGCCGCGCCGGGGACCGGCAAAGGCGGCTGACCCTCTCCGACCCCCGCGGCGCCAGGCTTGCCACGGCCAGCGCGTCCAGCACCCTGCGCAACACCAAGCCGCGGCCGGAGGGGATGGAGGATTTCCTCCGCCCCGGCGACGCCTGGTTCGACCTCGATCATCCGGGGGCGGTGACGCTGGACGCGGCCGGCCGCGTGGAAGCGGTCCGCGACCGCAGGAGCGGCGCGGTGCTGGCGCAGCCCGATGCCGCCCGTCGCCCGGCCTTCCGGCGTGGCGAGGCCGGCACGCCCGCCGCGATC contains:
- the frr gene encoding ribosome recycling factor, whose translation is MAAAPDLGTLKKDLTRRMDGALETLRKEFSGLRTGRASPALLEPIRVEAYGSNQPLSQVANISVAGPGLLSVQVWDKSVTKAVEVAIRDANLGLNPQAEGQVIRVPLPPLTQERRNDLAKQAAKYAEAAKVAIRGVRRDGMETIKGWETRSEIGKDDSKRWSDDVQKLTDQYVKKIEEALAEKDKDIRAV
- a CDS encoding phosphatidate cytidylyltransferase, with translation MTRPASAQPDPAGAKRWRDLRKRFLSALVLGPAALLCVWLGAEPYTALLAVGVAILCWEWVHLCGLRTRVLPGAAVPAVVLVAGALAVLERPLAGWAMLGAGFLLAWLVALRADRRGPERVPALWLALGVLYIGIAGLCLIELRHDNLAGRDNVLFLLLCVWASDIGAYAAGRIFGGPKLMPSVSPNKTWSGAAGGLALAMLVGALATTLLLPGSWARAMAVAAILSVATQAGDLLESAIKRHFDVKDSSSLIPGHGGLLDRLDGLLAAAPVAALLAALFGFGAPLWR
- the dxr gene encoding 1-deoxy-D-xylulose-5-phosphate reductoisomerase, which codes for MTRRITVLGSTGSVGRSTLALLEAAAPGEFAVEALVAGRDAAALAEQARRHRPAIAVLAEDSALPALREALAGTGIACAAGRAAVAEAASRPADWTMAAIVGAAGLGPTLAALRRGGTLALANKEALVCAGPIVLRAAAASGATLLPVDSEHNAIFQALDSRLPAVPEKIVLTASGGPFRNASLAEMAAATPEQAVRHPVWSMGAKISVDSATMFNKGLEVIEAARLFPVAPERIEVLVHPQSAVHGMVQYADGSILAQLGSPDMRTPIAHALAWPARMHVDVPRLDLAALGRLEFFPPDPKRFPALRLVREALSAGGGAPTILNAANEVAVARFLDRRLGFLDIARVVEATLDGLGAPAAEELDAVLALDAAARVAADAAADRLAG
- the rpsB gene encoding 30S ribosomal protein S2 yields the protein MAMPEVTLRGLLEAGVHFGHHTRRWNPRMAPYIFGVRNQVHILDLQQTVPMMERALKAVRDVVAAGGRVLFVGTKKAAAEYVAEAATRCGQYYVNHRWLGGMLTNWKTITGSIKRLKQMEVQLAGDTQGLTKKEVLMLTREKEKLDRALGGIKEMGGLPDIIFVIDTVKEKLAIEEANKLGIPVVAVCDSNADPKGVAFPIPGNDDAIRAINLYCDMVAGAVFDGISAELQASGVDLGAQESLDEGVMPDDLAEAATDELAAGLSAEVAPEAGPALEGEVQSSPTVGLPATEMEALVQGNQDDGNRAG
- the pyrH gene encoding UMP kinase — its product is MTAPTYKRVLLKVSGEALMGARDYGLDNATVAAIAQDVKGVVELGTEVCLVIGGGNIFRGIAGAASGMDRAQADGMGMLATVMNALAMQSALEKIGVVTRVQSAVPMASVCEPFIRRRAIRHMEKGRVVIFAGGTGNPFFTTDTAAALRAAEMGCDALLKGTQVDGIYAADPRKNPQAERYDTLTYLDVLARDLAVMDAAAISLARENKLPIIVFNIHEPGAFTAVMRGEGRFTTVVEH
- the tsf gene encoding translation elongation factor Ts, with translation MAEITASLVRDLREKTGAGMMDCKKALVETGGDMEAAVDWLRKKGLSAAAKKSGRVAAEGLVAVASAPLKAAMVEVNAETDFVARNEQFQDFAAAVAKVALEAGEDVEAIKAAAFPGGGTVAEKLTSLIATIGENMTIRRAKVFTVPQGVVATYVHNAVKPGLGKIGVLVAVEGATELDALETLGRQVGMHVAATRPEALDIDAVDPAALEREKAVLSEQARASGKPEAIIEKMVEGRIRKYYEEVVLLEQVWVHDGESRVRKVAEKAGAKLTGFARFQLGEGIEKQTGDFAAEVAAAAGTAKA
- a CDS encoding isoprenyl transferase, with translation MSAASERQPARGATAVPAHVGIIMDGNGRWATARRLPRVMGHRAGAEAARRAIEAAAQAGVGWLTLFAFSSENWRRPQDEVMELTGLLRHYLRNEVAQLVRNGVRLRVIGDRARFGAETMEEIRRAEAATTAGTRLNLNVALSYGSRAEIAAAARSLAEAVADGRLRPEQIDEAVVDRHLTTHGMPDPDLIIRTSGEQRLSNFLLWQAAYAELVFQDVLWPDFDASHLRQALDEFGRRERRFGGR